From Amycolatopsis sp. WQ 127309:
CTTCGCCTGGTCCGCGCCCGTGTTCGTCGTCGCGCTGGTGGTGCTCGGCGTCGGCAACAGCCTGCTCGACGTCGCGATGAACGCGCACGCGGCGCGCGTCGAGGACGGTTACGGCCGCCCGATCTTCGCCGGCTTCCACGCCTTCTGGAACATCGGCGGCCTCGCGGGCTCCGGCGTCGACGCGCTGATGGAGGCCACGCACGTCCCGGTGGCGGTGCACTTCCCGATCGCCGGCGCGGTGCTGCTCGCGCTCGCCCTGTGGGCCGCCCGCACGCGGTTCCTCGCCGGCGCCGACCGCGGCCAGGGCGAGGCGGCGTTCGCGTGGCCGAGCCGTGCGCTGGTGCCGCTCGGCGTGATCGCGTTCTGCGGGTTCGTCGCCGAGGGAGCGGTCAACAGCTGGAGCGCGGTGTACCTCGCCGACGTCACCGGCGCGACGCCCGCACTGGCGTCTCTGGGCTACTTCGCCTTCTCGACGACGATGATCGCGATCCGCCTCGTCGCCGACCGGGTCGTGGCCCGGACGGGCGCGGTGCGGTTCGCGCGCGCGGCGACGGTGGTCGCGGTGCTGGGGTTCGCCGTGGTCCTGCTCGCGCCGTGGCCGGTGGCGGTGATCCTGGGATTCGCGGTGGTCGGGCTCGGTGTGGCCGGGATCGTGCCGATCGCGTGGAGCGTGGCGAGCCGCAAGCAGGCGGACAAGCCGGGGCAGGCGGTGGCCGCCGTCGCCGCCTGCGGTTACCTGGGGTTCCTGGTCGAGCCGGTCCTGGTCGGCGCGCTGGCGACGCGGGTCGGGCTGCACTGGGCGTTGTCGTCGGCGGTCGTGGTGACGCTCGGGATCTTCGCGCTGGCGCCGTCGCTGCGGGAAGCCAGCCGCCGCAGCCCTTCGGCCGACGGAGTGCCCGGCGCCGCGGTGTAGACGAGCAGCCGGTGCTCGTGGCCCGGGACCGCGAGGATCTCGCAGTCGAGTTCCAGTGCGCCGGCCACCGGGTGGACGGTCCGCTTGGTCAGCGTCCGCTGCACCGCGACCTCCCGCTCGGCCCACAGCCGGGCGAACTCCGGGCTCGTTGTCCGCAGCTCGTCCACGAGTGACCGGACCGCCGGATCGGCCGGG
This genomic window contains:
- a CDS encoding MFS transporter, with product MTGELKRARLGVSVVFAVCGAAFATWLARVPAVQAQLGLSTGQLATGLFGLAAGSVLALLGAGALLARIGSRAAVALGAVVLCAGLPLVAFAWSAPVFVVALVVLGVGNSLLDVAMNAHAARVEDGYGRPIFAGFHAFWNIGGLAGSGVDALMEATHVPVAVHFPIAGAVLLALALWAARTRFLAGADRGQGEAAFAWPSRALVPLGVIAFCGFVAEGAVNSWSAVYLADVTGATPALASLGYFAFSTTMIAIRLVADRVVARTGAVRFARAATVVAVLGFAVVLLAPWPVAVILGFAVVGLGVAGIVPIAWSVASRKQADKPGQAVAAVAACGYLGFLVEPVLVGALATRVGLHWALSSAVVVTLGIFALAPSLREASRRSPSADGVPGAAV